Proteins encoded within one genomic window of Setaria italica strain Yugu1 chromosome IV, Setaria_italica_v2.0, whole genome shotgun sequence:
- the LOC105914222 gene encoding uncharacterized protein LOC105914222 has translation MVAYCNEFRKLEDKFDRLELNHVARQFNEAADELAKVASGRKPVPNSVFVSDQYKTSIRYNEPGRVGDAPPVPDSGADPGEVGSTPPIADSGADPGKVGNSPPVLDPEADPSDPEVMEIDTNPAEGLDPPSDWRAPYLDYLVRELLPTDKMEARRIARRAKSFVIIDQELYKRSHTGILQHCIPIEQGNTLI, from the coding sequence ATGGTGGCATACTGCAATGAATTCCGCaaactcgaagacaagttcgacagACTAGAACTCAACCATGTTGCAAGGCAATTTAACGAGGCAGCTGATGAACTAGCAAAGGTGGCATCCGGCCGAAAGCCCGTCCCCAACAGCGTCTTCGTCAGTGACCAATACAAGACCTCGATCCGTTACAACGAGCCGGGAAGGGTCGGTGatgcgccacctgtcccggactcggGAGCCGACCCGGGAGAGGTTGGCAGCACGCCACCTATCGCGGACTCGGGCGCCGACCCTGGAAAGGTCGGCAACtcgccacctgtcctggacccAGAGGCCGATCCCTCtgaccccgaggtcatggagatcgacaCGAACCCAGCAGAGGGGCTCGACCCGCCgtctgactggagagccccatacctcgactacctcgttcGCGAGTTGCTCCCAACTGACAAGATGGAGGCACGAAGAATTGCACGCCGTGCCAAATCCTTtgtcatcatcgaccaggagctatACAAGCGGAgtcacaccggcatcctccagcactgcatcccgatcgagcagggaaataCGTTGATATAG